The genomic interval GTGCGGCTGCGGCCTTTGTCGGCTCGGTAGAAGCGGTCGAAGACATGGTTGACGGCGTGGGCGGGGATGCCGGGTCCGTTGTCCTGGACGGTGAGGATGACCTGGCTGTTGCCGGTGCGCAGTTCAATGGTGCAGGGTGCGGCGGGCGGTGTGTGCATGCGGACGTTGCTCAGGAGGTTGGCGAGCAGACTGCGCAGTTGCGCCTCGTCGCCGAGGACGGTGACGCTGTCTTGGATGTGCAGGGTGTAGGGGCGGGCGGGTTCAATGGCTGCGGCGTCGCGGACGGAGTCGGTGACGACGCGGCTGAGGGTGACGGGCTCCAGGGGTGCTTCGCTTTCCTCGTCGAGACGGGCGAGCATCAGCAGGGCTTCGACGAGTTTGCCCATGCGCTGCACTTCCGCGTGCATGCGGTCGATGGCGTCGTCGACGGAGGCTTTGTCGGGTAGTGCTCCGTGCTGGTAGAGCTCGGTGTAGCCGCGCAGGGACTGCAGCGGGGTGCGCAGTTCGTGGGAGGCGTCGGCGACGAAGCGGCGCATGCGTTCTTCGGATGCTTCGCGTGCGGCCATGGCGCTTTGGATCTGGTCGAGCATGGCGTTCAGCGCGTGGGCGAGGCGGCCGACCTCGGTGGTGGGGGCGGTGTCGGCCGCGGTGATCCGGCGGGTGAGATCGCCGGAGGCGATGGTGTCCGCGGTGTCGGCGGCGTGCTCCAGGGGCCGCAGTGCCCGGCGGACCGCCAGGGTGCTGACCACGGCCACCATGCACAGGCCGGTCAGTTCGGTTGCCACGATCACGACCCCGTTGGCCGTAGTGAGCCAGGCCAGGGCGGTTGCGGCGAGGGCGAGTGCGCACAGGGCCGTGACGAGGGCGCCGATCCGGGTCCGCAGCGGTCGCTGTCGCAGAAGCCGCCTGCCTCGCCCCGCGACCACAGTGACACGCAGGCGCGCGATCAGCCTGTGAGGGGGAGTGCTGGAGGGCCGGGCTGCAGGGGTCATCGGGGTTCCCGGATGCTGTAGCCGACGCCGCGCT from Streptomyces sp. DH-12 carries:
- a CDS encoding HAMP domain-containing sensor histidine kinase, with the translated sequence MATELTGLCMVAVVSTLAVRRALRPLEHAADTADTIASGDLTRRITAADTAPTTEVGRLAHALNAMLDQIQSAMAAREASEERMRRFVADASHELRTPLQSLRGYTELYQHGALPDKASVDDAIDRMHAEVQRMGKLVEALLMLARLDEESEAPLEPVTLSRVVTDSVRDAAAIEPARPYTLHIQDSVTVLGDEAQLRSLLANLLSNVRMHTPPAAPCTIELRTGNSQVILTVQDNGPGIPAHAVNHVFDRFYRADKGRSRTHGGTGLGLAITAAIAEHHHAHIDLDSRLDHGTRISVTFPKPEADHSSET